A window of the Gordonia humi genome harbors these coding sequences:
- a CDS encoding DHA2 family efflux MFS transporter permease subunit translates to MALPVESTFKPVTDRPWAALFALCLGFFMILVDMTIVAVAQPEIKASLDASVTGIVWVTSAYLLTYAVPLLITGRLGDKIGPKIVFQAGLVVFTAASVWCGLSGSIGELIVARGLQGVGAALITPQTMALITRMFPPERRGAAMGVWGTVAGVATAVGPLLGGVLTDSFGWEWIFFVNLPVGVLALVLAQILVPTVETHDHKFDWIGVVLSAIGLSAVVFGIQEGESFDWTAWIWILIGGGLVFLGVFVWWQARTSGEPLVPLSLFRNRNFTLSNVGIASMGFAVSGSMIPIMFFLQLVGGMSPTRSALIMVPMAVMTGVLAPLVGRVLDTVHPSLIIASGLLGYAVATVWLSLVMDPASPVWSMLLPTVLMGVSSAGIWAPLGATATRDLPWHQAGAGAGVYNTTRVVGSVIGASAIGALMTSRLAANLPGADFNHSDTPDVGRLPAMVRGGFADAMGQSVLLGAGILLVGFVCTLFLKRPAHQR, encoded by the coding sequence ATGGCATTACCTGTGGAATCGACGTTCAAGCCGGTCACCGACCGTCCCTGGGCCGCGCTGTTCGCGCTGTGTCTCGGGTTCTTCATGATCCTCGTCGACATGACGATCGTGGCCGTCGCGCAACCGGAGATCAAAGCGTCGCTCGACGCGAGCGTCACCGGAATCGTGTGGGTGACCAGCGCGTATCTGCTGACCTACGCGGTGCCGCTGTTGATCACCGGTCGGTTGGGCGACAAGATCGGTCCGAAGATCGTCTTCCAAGCGGGTCTGGTGGTGTTCACCGCCGCGAGCGTGTGGTGCGGGCTGTCCGGATCGATCGGCGAGCTGATCGTCGCACGCGGTCTGCAGGGTGTGGGCGCGGCTCTCATCACCCCGCAGACCATGGCGCTGATCACGCGCATGTTCCCGCCGGAGCGACGCGGTGCCGCGATGGGCGTGTGGGGGACCGTCGCCGGTGTGGCGACCGCCGTCGGACCGCTGCTGGGCGGTGTGCTGACCGACTCGTTCGGCTGGGAGTGGATCTTCTTCGTGAATCTGCCGGTCGGTGTTCTGGCACTGGTCCTCGCGCAGATCCTGGTGCCCACCGTGGAGACGCACGATCACAAGTTCGACTGGATCGGCGTGGTGCTGTCGGCGATCGGACTGAGCGCCGTCGTCTTCGGCATCCAGGAGGGTGAGAGCTTCGACTGGACCGCCTGGATCTGGATCCTGATCGGCGGCGGGCTGGTGTTCCTCGGCGTGTTCGTGTGGTGGCAGGCACGCACCAGCGGTGAACCGCTCGTCCCGCTGAGCCTGTTCCGCAATCGCAACTTCACCCTCAGCAACGTCGGCATCGCATCGATGGGCTTCGCCGTCTCGGGATCGATGATCCCGATCATGTTCTTCCTGCAACTCGTGGGCGGGATGTCGCCGACACGGTCGGCGCTGATCATGGTGCCGATGGCGGTGATGACCGGTGTCCTCGCGCCGCTGGTCGGTCGGGTGCTCGACACAGTGCACCCGAGCCTGATCATCGCGTCCGGGCTGCTCGGCTACGCCGTGGCGACCGTCTGGTTGAGCCTGGTGATGGATCCGGCGTCGCCGGTCTGGTCGATGCTCCTGCCGACCGTCCTGATGGGCGTGTCCAGCGCGGGGATCTGGGCTCCGTTGGGAGCCACCGCGACGCGTGATCTGCCGTGGCACCAGGCGGGCGCGGGTGCGGGGGTCTACAACACGACGCGGGTGGTCGGTTCGGTGATCGGCGCATCGGCCATCGGCGCGCTGATGACCTCGCGGCTGGCCGCGAACCTGCCCGGCGCCGATTTCAACCACAGCGACACCCCGGACGTCGGTCGACTGCCGGCGATGGTCCGCGGCGGATTCGCCGACGCCATGGGGCAGTCCGTCCTCCTCGGGGCCGGGATACTCCTCGTGGGCTTCGTCTGCACCCTGTTCCTCAAGCGGCCGGCACACCAGCGGTAG
- a CDS encoding metallophosphoesterase, with product MRFLHTADWQLGMTRRFLTGEAQHTYAAARDAAVVRIGEVAAETGAEFVVVCGDVFDDPRVSTRVIRRTLDALGAYPVPVYLLPGNHDPYDATSVYTSAAFVDACPGNVHVLSAAGVVRVRDGVSIVAAPWYSKHPTADLVAEQLAGLAPSDDIRIVVGHGGMDSLSPNPDPSIVRLAGLDAAAASDLVDYVALGDRHSVTSVGDSGRVWYSGAPEVTAFDNVETEPGHVLDVTLRRGGERAVEVRRHKVGQWSFRTIGLDVTGADDVRRLRATLEEIPDKPRTVVQLALVGTLTVSENVMLETLLEEAADRFAAVKFWDRRHDLTVISDAGDLDDLELAGYAAQAAAELADRARADADAGDEDPDAAAARSALSLLYRLAGAAR from the coding sequence GTGCGGTTCCTGCACACCGCCGACTGGCAGTTGGGCATGACGCGTCGGTTCCTGACCGGGGAGGCACAGCACACCTACGCCGCCGCCCGTGATGCCGCGGTCGTGCGGATCGGTGAGGTCGCCGCGGAGACCGGTGCCGAATTCGTCGTGGTCTGCGGCGACGTCTTCGACGATCCGCGCGTGTCGACCCGCGTCATTCGACGCACGCTCGACGCCCTCGGCGCGTATCCGGTGCCGGTGTATCTGCTGCCCGGCAATCACGACCCGTACGACGCGACGAGCGTCTACACGTCGGCGGCGTTCGTCGACGCCTGCCCGGGCAACGTCCACGTCTTGAGCGCCGCGGGCGTGGTTCGTGTGCGCGACGGGGTGAGCATCGTCGCCGCGCCGTGGTACTCGAAGCATCCGACGGCCGATCTCGTGGCCGAGCAGCTCGCGGGGCTGGCGCCCTCGGACGACATCCGGATCGTCGTCGGTCACGGCGGTATGGACTCGTTGAGTCCCAACCCGGATCCGTCGATCGTTCGGCTCGCCGGACTCGATGCGGCGGCGGCGAGCGACCTGGTCGACTACGTCGCGCTCGGCGACCGCCACTCGGTGACGTCGGTCGGCGACTCCGGGCGCGTCTGGTACTCGGGGGCGCCGGAGGTGACGGCCTTCGACAATGTCGAGACCGAGCCGGGGCACGTCCTGGACGTGACGCTGCGACGCGGCGGCGAGCGGGCCGTCGAGGTGCGGCGACACAAGGTGGGGCAGTGGTCGTTCCGCACGATCGGCCTCGACGTCACCGGCGCCGACGACGTGCGGCGGCTACGTGCCACGCTCGAGGAGATCCCCGACAAGCCGCGCACCGTCGTCCAGTTGGCGCTGGTCGGCACCCTGACGGTGTCGGAGAACGTGATGCTCGAGACCTTGTTGGAGGAGGCCGCCGATCGCTTCGCGGCGGTGAAGTTCTGGGATCGGCGGCACGATCTGACGGTGATCTCGGACGCGGGTGATCTCGACGACCTCGAACTCGCGGGGTACGCCGCGCAGGCGGCCGCCGAACTCGCCGACCGGGCGAGGGCCGACGCCGACGCGGGCGACGAGGACCCGGATGCGGCGGCCGCTCGATCGGCACTGTCCCTGCTGTATCGGCTTGCCGGAGCGGCGCGATGA
- a CDS encoding AAA family ATPase: MTDFRGVADREVVFADNGVTVIEGENEAGKSTMVEALDLLLTTRANSTKAVVRDVQPAGRDIGSEVFAEISCGEYRFEYFKRFNKSPETALTVLEPAPEQLTGRPAHERVEQILGAALDSTLYRALRLLQSSDPELGDLTDSSALSRALDRAAGEANDETADSPESQELVAAVTKEYLRYFTAAQGRPSGELLHAQNAAATAAAAVAERERLLESVQEAADRLPEVVAEIAEAAAGESRQRVDVSTLAAQVAEADAVGDRLAAAKAVVAREEMAVEAAQAAVRERAGLRARLGQAESEIATTTTAVQDARAAAEVAGQRAAETAEQILVAQRQLDDVRAWIEHAEAAERTAAERRRLADTDATIAEATRLRDEIADATTSVAVLSATPEDAERAAVLDRDVAAARARLEAGAPTVTVTPLAGEVTVDGVGVDAEQTVSGASSTVVESASVRVEVTAGADVRALADDLARLEASAAELVDRCGVAALSEVAGAAARRTDLLRVVREGERALARVLDGRDFDAVTTLRAEIAARIPDTARSAPERADDLGALRVRERELAAAVAEVQRARDAELHRGNEERSKAQAWESSGATARVTALTLRDELATVVETASDVALDETATGAAERLSAAKGAEAKIAAESVRLDAAGVRAKHAEAEAALERTRTRLTHQRKLQAELSTRIEVCRNDGRLDELSDAVAENDAAQAALRRVTERAEGARVLHETLQRKRAESRARYVDPFARRLEELAAPVFGDGVRFSVGDDFQIVSRTLDGVTVDVTALSGGAREQLGLLARLACASLVDEADGVPVILDDALGYTDPKRLASMSSVIGAAGPNAQIIVLTCTPDRYRGVRDATLIAV; this comes from the coding sequence GTGACCGATTTCCGCGGAGTCGCCGACCGCGAGGTGGTGTTCGCCGACAACGGTGTCACCGTCATCGAGGGGGAGAACGAGGCGGGCAAGTCGACCATGGTCGAAGCGCTCGACCTGTTGCTGACGACGCGCGCCAACAGCACCAAGGCCGTCGTGCGCGATGTGCAGCCCGCCGGGCGAGACATCGGCAGCGAGGTGTTCGCCGAGATCAGCTGCGGCGAGTACCGCTTCGAATACTTCAAACGATTCAACAAGTCGCCGGAGACCGCACTCACGGTGCTCGAACCGGCCCCGGAGCAGCTCACCGGCCGACCCGCGCACGAACGCGTCGAGCAGATCCTCGGCGCCGCGCTCGATTCGACGCTGTACCGCGCGCTGCGCCTGCTGCAGTCGTCCGATCCCGAGTTGGGCGATCTCACCGACAGTTCCGCGCTCTCGCGAGCCCTCGACAGGGCCGCCGGTGAGGCGAACGACGAGACCGCGGACTCCCCGGAGTCCCAGGAACTGGTCGCCGCGGTGACCAAGGAGTATCTCCGGTACTTCACCGCGGCGCAGGGCCGTCCGAGCGGGGAACTCCTGCATGCGCAGAATGCCGCGGCGACCGCTGCGGCAGCCGTCGCCGAACGGGAGCGGCTGCTCGAGTCGGTGCAGGAGGCCGCCGACCGCCTGCCCGAGGTGGTGGCGGAGATCGCCGAGGCGGCGGCCGGGGAGTCGCGGCAGCGGGTGGACGTCTCGACGTTGGCCGCGCAGGTCGCCGAGGCCGATGCGGTCGGCGACCGGCTGGCCGCCGCGAAGGCCGTCGTCGCCCGGGAGGAGATGGCCGTCGAGGCCGCGCAGGCAGCGGTCCGTGAGCGGGCCGGGCTGCGGGCGCGCCTCGGGCAGGCCGAGTCGGAGATCGCGACCACCACCACGGCCGTCCAGGACGCGCGGGCCGCCGCGGAGGTGGCGGGTCAGCGCGCCGCCGAGACCGCCGAACAGATCCTGGTCGCGCAGCGTCAGCTCGACGACGTGCGGGCGTGGATCGAACACGCGGAGGCGGCCGAGCGGACCGCCGCCGAACGCAGACGGCTCGCCGACACCGACGCTACGATCGCCGAGGCGACCCGGTTACGCGACGAGATCGCCGACGCGACGACGTCGGTCGCCGTGCTCAGCGCGACCCCGGAGGACGCCGAGCGCGCCGCGGTCCTCGATCGGGACGTCGCCGCGGCGAGAGCGCGATTGGAGGCCGGAGCACCGACCGTGACGGTCACGCCGCTGGCCGGTGAGGTCACGGTCGACGGCGTGGGAGTCGACGCCGAGCAGACCGTGTCGGGTGCGTCGTCCACCGTCGTCGAATCGGCGTCTGTCCGCGTCGAGGTGACCGCGGGAGCCGATGTCCGGGCGCTCGCCGACGATCTCGCGCGACTCGAGGCCTCGGCCGCCGAACTCGTGGATCGCTGCGGTGTGGCCGCGCTGTCGGAGGTGGCGGGTGCGGCCGCTCGGCGGACCGACCTCCTGCGCGTGGTGCGCGAGGGCGAGCGTGCCCTGGCGCGCGTGCTCGACGGACGCGATTTCGACGCCGTGACGACGCTGCGCGCCGAGATCGCCGCGCGGATCCCCGACACGGCGCGATCGGCACCCGAGCGGGCAGACGATTTGGGCGCCCTGCGGGTGCGTGAGCGTGAACTCGCCGCCGCCGTCGCCGAGGTGCAACGTGCGCGCGACGCTGAACTCCATCGAGGCAACGAGGAGCGGAGCAAGGCGCAGGCCTGGGAGTCCTCGGGCGCCACCGCCCGCGTCACGGCGCTGACCCTGCGCGACGAGCTCGCGACCGTCGTCGAGACAGCGTCCGACGTCGCACTCGACGAGACGGCCACCGGGGCCGCGGAGAGGCTCTCCGCCGCGAAGGGCGCCGAGGCCAAGATCGCCGCCGAATCCGTCCGCCTCGATGCCGCCGGTGTGCGCGCCAAGCACGCCGAGGCCGAGGCGGCGCTCGAGCGCACCAGGACGCGGCTGACGCACCAGCGGAAGCTGCAGGCCGAGTTGTCGACCCGGATCGAGGTGTGCCGCAACGACGGACGCCTGGACGAGTTGTCGGACGCCGTCGCCGAGAACGATGCCGCACAGGCCGCCTTGCGCCGAGTGACCGAACGCGCGGAGGGCGCTCGCGTCCTGCATGAGACCCTCCAGCGCAAACGCGCCGAATCGCGGGCTCGGTACGTCGATCCGTTCGCACGACGGCTGGAGGAGTTGGCCGCGCCGGTGTTCGGCGACGGCGTCCGCTTCTCCGTCGGAGACGACTTCCAGATCGTTTCGCGCACCCTCGACGGTGTCACCGTCGACGTCACCGCGTTGTCCGGCGGAGCCCGCGAACAGCTGGGTCTGCTGGCCCGATTGGCGTGCGCGTCGCTGGTCGACGAGGCCGACGGCGTCCCCGTGATCCTCGACGACGCACTCGGATACACCGACCCCAAACGTCTCGCATCGATGTCGTCGGTGATCGGTGCGGCCGGACCGAACGCCCAGATCATCGTCCTGACCTGCACGCCAGACCGATACCGGGGCGTCCGGGACGCGACGCTGATCGCGGTGTGA
- a CDS encoding TOBE domain-containing protein has product MKISARNTVEGTVTEVTTGATTAHVRIDIGGGNVITASITNEAVAELGLRVGAKAYAVVKASDVMVAVD; this is encoded by the coding sequence GTGAAGATCAGCGCACGCAACACCGTCGAAGGAACCGTCACCGAGGTCACCACGGGCGCGACCACCGCCCACGTGCGCATCGACATCGGCGGCGGCAACGTCATCACCGCATCGATCACCAACGAGGCCGTCGCGGAACTCGGCCTCCGGGTCGGCGCCAAGGCCTATGCCGTCGTCAAGGCGTCGGACGTCATGGTCGCCGTCGACTGA